The following are encoded in a window of Magnolia sinica isolate HGM2019 chromosome 11, MsV1, whole genome shotgun sequence genomic DNA:
- the LOC131218564 gene encoding probable E3 ubiquitin-protein ligase ARI2 isoform X1 codes for MTSEEEDCYYSDYSDHDSLQGIEDAVEDDVQTHSIQVVTKESLLEAQREDLRRVMDMLKLSERHARTLLIHHRWNFERLSTELVEKGRDSLFAEAGVTIAECKKRALPLSYSRSRSLVKCNICIEDVSPHAVTTMDCGHCFCNDCWTEHFIVQINDGQSKHIRCMEHKCNAICDEAVVRNLVNAKYPDIAERFDRHLLESYIVDNNKVKWCPSVPHCGNAIRVEGDSYCEVECTCGLQFCFNCSLEAHSPCSCQMWELWAKKCQDESETVNWITVKTKPCPKCFKNVEKNGGCNLVTCICKQVFCWLCGGASGREHFCGRDKQVTSVKAARAQRDLHRYMHYYNRYKAHTDSLKLESKLKATIQDRIYFSESKESGLRDHSWAMKGLHRLFRSRRILSYSYPFAFYMFGEDHFTDEMTREELELKQNLFENQQEQLEVNVERLSMSIEQPFDELPKDKVWEVRMQIINLTTLIDKLCKKMYECIDNDLLGALPRMLNIAPYKSMGVERASELSVSLDSNPSSMSMEACNSDSYLQQDSPANKAAGRILKN; via the exons ATGACGAGCGAGGAAGAGGATTGCTACTATTCGGACTACTCGGATCATGACTCTCTGCAAGGGATCGAGGACGCCGTCGAGGACGATGTCCAAACGCATTCTATCCAG GTAGTCACAAAAGAATCGCTTTTGGAAGCGCAG AGGGAAGATTTGCGTAGGGTGATGGACATGCTAAAACTGAGCGAACGACATGCACGCACTCTGCTTATTCATCACCGTTGGAACTTTGAGAGGTTGTCAACAGAACTTGTAGAGAAGGGAAGGGATAGCTTATTTGCTGAAGCAGGCGTAACTATAGCGGAGTGCAAGAAACGTGCCTTGCCATTGTCATATTCACGGTCACGGTCTTTAGTAAAATGCAACATCTGTATTGAAGACGTTTCTCCACATGCGGTTACAACAATGGATTGCGGCCACTGCTTTTGCAATGATT GCTGGACTGAACATTTTATTGTTCAGATAAATGACGGGCAAAGCAAGCACATTAGATGCATGGAGCACAAGTGCAATGCTATTTGTGATGAAGCTGTTGTAAGAAATCTCGTCAATGCGAAGTATCCTGATATTGCTGAGCGTTTCGATCGTCATCTCCTAGAGTCATACATCGTGGACAACAACAAGGTTAAATGGTGTCCCAGTGTCCCACATTGCGGCAACGCGATACGGGTAGAGGGCGATTCTTATTGTGAGGTGGAATGCACGTGCGGGCTGCAGTTCTGTTTCAATTGCTCATTGGAAGCACACTCCCCTTGTTCATGTCAGATGTGGGAGCTTTGGGCCAAGAAATGCCAGGACGAGTCGGAAACAGTCAACTGGATTACTGTTAAGACAAAGCCCTGCCCCAAGTGTTTCAAGAATGTTGAAAAGAATGGTGGCTGCAACCTTGTTACCTGTATTTGTAAACAGGTATTTTG TTGGCTGTGTGGCGGCGCCAGTGGCAGAGAACACTTTTGTGGTCGTGACAAACAAGTAACGTCTGTAAAAGCTGCACGTGCACAGCGGGACCTTCATCGATACATGCACTACTACAACAGGTACAAAGCTCATACAGATTCCCTCAAGCTCGAAAGCAAGCTTAAGGCAACTATACAGGACAGGATATACTTCTCTGAAAGTAAGGAGTCGGGGCTCAGAGACCATAGTTGGGCGATGAAAGGACTCCACAGACTCTTCAGATCGAGGCGCATTCTTTCCTATTCATACCCATTTGCATTCTACATGTTTGGGGAGGATCACTTCACTGATGAAATGACTAGGGAGGAACTGGAATTGAAACAGAACCTTTTTGAGAACCAGCAGGAGCAGCTGGAAGTAAATGTAGAGAGGCTTTCTATGTCGATAGAGCAACCATTTGATGAGTTACCGAAGGATAAGGTATGGGAGGTAAGGATGCAAATCATCAATCTCACCACCCTCATTGACAAGCTCTGCAAGAAAAT GTATGAGTGCATTGACAATGATCTATTGGGTGCCCTTCCACGGATGCTGAACATTGCTCCATACAAATCCATGGGTGTTGAGAGAGCATCGGAACTTTCAGTTTCATTGGATTCTAATCCAAGCTCAATGAGTATGGAAGCATGTAATTCAGATAGTTATCTGCAGCAGGATTCCCCTGCAAATAAGGCTG CTGGAAGAATATTGAAGAATTAA
- the LOC131218564 gene encoding probable E3 ubiquitin-protein ligase ARI2 isoform X2, with protein MTSEEEDCYYSDYSDHDSLQGIEDAVEDDVQTHSIQVVTKESLLEAQREDLRRVMDMLKLSERHARTLLIHHRWNFERLSTELVEKGRDSLFAEAGVTIAECKKRALPLSYSRSRSLVKCNICIEDVSPHAVTTMDCGHCFCNDCWTEHFIVQINDGQSKHIRCMEHKCNAICDEAVVRNLVNAKYPDIAERFDRHLLESYIVDNNKVKWCPSVPHCGNAIRVEGDSYCEVECTCGLQFCFNCSLEAHSPCSCQMWELWAKKCQDESETVNWITVKTKPCPKCFKNVEKNGGCNLVTCICKQVFCWLCGGASGREHFCGRDKQVTSVKAARAQRDLHRYMHYYNRYKAHTDSLKLESKLKATIQDRIYFSESKESGLRDHSWAMKGLHRLFRSRRILSYSYPFAFYMFGEDHFTDEMTREELELKQNLFENQQEQLEVNVERLSMSIEQPFDELPKDKVWEVRMQIINLTTLIDKLCKKMYECIDNDLLGALPRMLNIAPYKSMGVERASELSVSLDSNPSSMSMEACNSDSYLQQDSPANKAV; from the exons ATGACGAGCGAGGAAGAGGATTGCTACTATTCGGACTACTCGGATCATGACTCTCTGCAAGGGATCGAGGACGCCGTCGAGGACGATGTCCAAACGCATTCTATCCAG GTAGTCACAAAAGAATCGCTTTTGGAAGCGCAG AGGGAAGATTTGCGTAGGGTGATGGACATGCTAAAACTGAGCGAACGACATGCACGCACTCTGCTTATTCATCACCGTTGGAACTTTGAGAGGTTGTCAACAGAACTTGTAGAGAAGGGAAGGGATAGCTTATTTGCTGAAGCAGGCGTAACTATAGCGGAGTGCAAGAAACGTGCCTTGCCATTGTCATATTCACGGTCACGGTCTTTAGTAAAATGCAACATCTGTATTGAAGACGTTTCTCCACATGCGGTTACAACAATGGATTGCGGCCACTGCTTTTGCAATGATT GCTGGACTGAACATTTTATTGTTCAGATAAATGACGGGCAAAGCAAGCACATTAGATGCATGGAGCACAAGTGCAATGCTATTTGTGATGAAGCTGTTGTAAGAAATCTCGTCAATGCGAAGTATCCTGATATTGCTGAGCGTTTCGATCGTCATCTCCTAGAGTCATACATCGTGGACAACAACAAGGTTAAATGGTGTCCCAGTGTCCCACATTGCGGCAACGCGATACGGGTAGAGGGCGATTCTTATTGTGAGGTGGAATGCACGTGCGGGCTGCAGTTCTGTTTCAATTGCTCATTGGAAGCACACTCCCCTTGTTCATGTCAGATGTGGGAGCTTTGGGCCAAGAAATGCCAGGACGAGTCGGAAACAGTCAACTGGATTACTGTTAAGACAAAGCCCTGCCCCAAGTGTTTCAAGAATGTTGAAAAGAATGGTGGCTGCAACCTTGTTACCTGTATTTGTAAACAGGTATTTTG TTGGCTGTGTGGCGGCGCCAGTGGCAGAGAACACTTTTGTGGTCGTGACAAACAAGTAACGTCTGTAAAAGCTGCACGTGCACAGCGGGACCTTCATCGATACATGCACTACTACAACAGGTACAAAGCTCATACAGATTCCCTCAAGCTCGAAAGCAAGCTTAAGGCAACTATACAGGACAGGATATACTTCTCTGAAAGTAAGGAGTCGGGGCTCAGAGACCATAGTTGGGCGATGAAAGGACTCCACAGACTCTTCAGATCGAGGCGCATTCTTTCCTATTCATACCCATTTGCATTCTACATGTTTGGGGAGGATCACTTCACTGATGAAATGACTAGGGAGGAACTGGAATTGAAACAGAACCTTTTTGAGAACCAGCAGGAGCAGCTGGAAGTAAATGTAGAGAGGCTTTCTATGTCGATAGAGCAACCATTTGATGAGTTACCGAAGGATAAGGTATGGGAGGTAAGGATGCAAATCATCAATCTCACCACCCTCATTGACAAGCTCTGCAAGAAAAT GTATGAGTGCATTGACAATGATCTATTGGGTGCCCTTCCACGGATGCTGAACATTGCTCCATACAAATCCATGGGTGTTGAGAGAGCATCGGAACTTTCAGTTTCATTGGATTCTAATCCAAGCTCAATGAGTATGGAAGCATGTAATTCAGATAGTTATCTGCAGCAGGATTCCCCTGCAAATAAGGCTG TTTAG